TCACATATTGAATAAAcactccccaaaaaaaaaaaaaaaaaaaaagagccaggAATTGACATTAACAGTTTACCACTATCAAATTTATTCGTAGTACTCTTTTATAGCAAATTGtataattcaatttcatttcgCGTTGCAATTGAGTTAAAATTGGACCGTTCTTATTTTTAACATGATTAGCCATTCTAAAAGGATACCAATAAACATGAGAATGTGAacatttcattttggaaattaAAATTCACTTTGATATAGGACAATTGCAAGAATTCATTCAACTCTTTCCCCTTCCAATCATAGTACTGCaaagaaattttacagacagacCAAATttatttctcttcttttgcACTTTTGTAGCTTTGAAGAAAGTTCAACAAATTCTCAACGTAGCCATCTTGCCGCCTCTCATCACAAAATAGTCTCCTCATCTCCTTACTTTTGTCCCTGTATATCTTTCCCTCATCCTCAATCATCACCAGCCTGAGTGACTCGGCCACCGAGTCCCTCGTAAATGACCCGTCCGAGTCATCTCTAGGAATCGGATACCCCATCTTTTTCTCCCCCAACACCCTCGCATTTATTCCTTGGTCAGCCAACATTGTCAGCAAAATAAGAGCCTTCTCAAACTGAATAGCCTCCACAACCGAACTCCAACCCGAGTGAGTCAAGAACCCACCCACTGAGTCGTGACTCAGTATCTTCAACTGTGGCGCCCAACTGGCACAAACCACCCCACGATCCTTGGTCCGGTCCTCAAATCCTTCAGGCAGCTCAATCACCTCAGTATCTTCACCACCCCGTTTCGTCCGCAAAACCCAGAAAAATGGCAAACCAGACAGCTCCAAACCTAGAGAAATTTCATTGAGTTCAGCTTGACTCGGTTTCGCCTCGCTCCCGAATGCTACATAAACAACTGACCCTCTTTCTTGTTTGTCAAGCCACTCTTTTATAGGTCTCCATGCTTCATCTTTGCCCCCATCTGCATCATTGTTCCCGGTGGTCGGCAGTTGACCGACCGGAATCACCGGCTTCTGATAAATCTCCTCCATAAGCTGTAACCATTCGGGTTCAAACTCAGAACAGCTCCTTACAGCCAAGAAATCGCAGTTTTCAATGGAAGATCCGCCCCGGAATATGTCGGAGATGGGCTCTTCATCCCCGATCAAACTGTCAACGAGTCGCAAAATCTCAAACAGCTTAAAAGCAACGTTTGTCTCAAAAGGAACCCATTTGGGTTTCACAGTGAAATCCTGGGGCGTTTTCCTGTCTTCTCCATTGCCCTTCATCACTTCTACGGGGCCGCAAAAGCCCAAAAATGGCGCAGTAAAGATACTGAAAAAAGCTGTACGGATGTTCAGCTTAGATGCAACAGATGGTATCCAATAAGGAGCGAAATCGAAGAGGACCCAATCAGGACAAGTTTGTCGAAGAAATTCAGATATGGGTTGTTGAAGGCCGTCACAGGCTAGTTTGAGGTACTTGACTTTGTTGTAGGGTAGATCAGTAGTGGCCTCTGCATTTTCAGGGAGATTTTCGATATGGGGTAAGGGAATTTTGACAAATTTCAGATGACGGGTTAGATTTGGAGGTGGTTTTGGGAGGCGATCGATGTTTCTTGGGGTGGAAAGGAAGGAAACCTTGTGACCCTTTTTAGCTATGAGCTTGGAGAGCTCTAAGTATGGGATCATGTGGCCGAAGGCCAGCCAAGGAAACATTACTATGTGTAATTTGCCGTCTTCAGCCATGGATGTCAAGTTGTCTCAACTCTGATTCGTGGCTGAAATGTCTTTGATTTCTGGTGGTGTTTTTATAGTCTAAACCTGCATTGAAATTAGCAGTCTGTACAAAATATGGAATATCTTGGAATTATGGATGATAGGCCAATTTATTGTAGGAGTGTCGATTGGGCTGGGCAAGTGAATAATTGGCATTTGTCAACATCTAATCATAGTAGTGTAATTCTTTGTTTTCCCGCCACGAAACAAGGAAGCGCCCATGGCCTAATGGATAAGGCGTCTGACTTCTAATCAGGCGATTGTGGGTTCGAGTCCCACTGGGCGTGCTTTTGTGTAtgcttggaaaatttgactGGTCATGACCTTAATCATGAAGTTTTCCTCCATGGTGGGAGTAGTTTTTCCCTCCATAGgagcaatgttttaaaaaccggcTCAACCGGTaccggaccgttaattgaaccggtgaagtgaaagggtcgaggttcaaccggtaccggaccgttaattgaaccggtgaagtgaaagggtcgaggttcaaccggtcggaccggttcaacctcggtttaatgaattttttaaaaaataatttatataaatatatatatgtacaaaataagacatgtaatggactaatttaatattttatatgatgaaaagtttactattttttaataacttggatttttaaaaataaattttttaaattataagttaaaacaaataaatttcatctcaatttcaattacatCTAAATCCAATcccaaaatatcacaatattttgaaattatacaaaattcatgtctctgagaatttagatattatgaatttaaattttaatttacgttttgggatttagagattgcaatttaaaaaagaaaatttggagttcgaaggaaatcaagaaaatcgaaaatagaaatgtaaacttgataagaaacaaaaaaaataagataaaagtgagtggttgtggcattaaataatttgggttaaaaaaaattcttttttaacttttttcaatttaatggacaaaaacaaaattaaaagatggaagaaaacatcaataatttaaaaataaagagttttgattaaaaagagagtgacaaaagaaaagaggatagagagagagagagttgaaaattaaaaagaaagagccatgaggggatgagattttgtaagaaaaatggaaaaaagaaatatgagtgtttgctttatataaataagttatcaaaaaaaaactaataagatgtaATGGTGCAATGGTTAATACATTGGTCttttattacaaaggtcttgggTTCGAATCTTGATTGctgcattttgcaaaacttaaaaaaaaaaaaaaaaaaaaaagagggaaagctGAAAACCGGAAAACCGCCGGTTCAATCCGGTTCGGCGGTTTTCACG
The genomic region above belongs to Coffea arabica cultivar ET-39 chromosome 7c, Coffea Arabica ET-39 HiFi, whole genome shotgun sequence and contains:
- the LOC113700136 gene encoding UDP-glycosyltransferase 91A1-like, yielding MAEDGKLHIVMFPWLAFGHMIPYLELSKLIAKKGHKVSFLSTPRNIDRLPKPPPNLTRHLKFVKIPLPHIENLPENAEATTDLPYNKVKYLKLACDGLQQPISEFLRQTCPDWVLFDFAPYWIPSVASKLNIRTAFFSIFTAPFLGFCGPVEVMKGNGEDRKTPQDFTVKPKWVPFETNVAFKLFEILRLVDSLIGDEEPISDIFRGGSSIENCDFLAVRSCSEFEPEWLQLMEEIYQKPVIPVGQLPTTGNNDADGGKDEAWRPIKEWLDKQERGSVVYVAFGSEAKPSQAELNEISLGLELSGLPFFWVLRTKRGGEDTEVIELPEGFEDRTKDRGVVCASWAPQLKILSHDSVGGFLTHSGWSSVVEAIQFEKALILLTMLADQGINARVLGEKKMGYPIPRDDSDGSFTRDSVAESLRLVMIEDEGKIYRDKSKEMRRLFCDERRQDGYVENLLNFLQSYKSAKEEK